Proteins encoded by one window of Rhodoligotrophos appendicifer:
- a CDS encoding anti-sigma factor family protein gives MSQGDFSDEILMAYADGELESSVAQDVESAVGENPEIARRILGFVRSRRATKSVYASQAADPVPAVLEAAIKTRLESPNSLPGTYRPITTPPANDASSNRRTFWPIAAAVALVLGGAMGAVIDRASVARTPGAGLLAGLEASEIQDQLSRLPTGSQDATAIGTLRPLASYKTEAGTLCRWFSLEGASSNARAVACLDQRRWTLALVDLRQGSNNDYKPASDDNGPVEAFLQSIRAGAPLDRRAEEGELLLVNRD, from the coding sequence ATGTCGCAGGGTGATTTCAGCGACGAGATCTTGATGGCCTATGCCGACGGTGAGCTCGAATCCTCTGTGGCACAGGACGTCGAAAGTGCAGTCGGCGAGAACCCAGAGATCGCGCGGAGGATCCTCGGCTTTGTGAGAAGCCGTCGTGCGACCAAATCGGTCTATGCGTCGCAGGCAGCCGATCCGGTCCCAGCCGTTCTCGAAGCCGCGATCAAAACGCGTCTTGAGTCACCAAACAGTTTGCCGGGAACATACCGACCGATCACCACCCCGCCCGCCAATGATGCTTCCTCGAACAGAAGAACCTTTTGGCCAATCGCTGCGGCCGTCGCATTGGTCTTAGGAGGCGCGATGGGAGCAGTTATCGACAGAGCCTCCGTCGCCAGAACGCCGGGGGCGGGGCTTCTCGCCGGGCTCGAAGCAAGCGAGATCCAGGATCAGCTTAGTCGCCTCCCAACAGGATCGCAGGACGCTACGGCGATCGGCACCTTGCGGCCTCTCGCCAGCTACAAGACTGAAGCAGGAACATTGTGCCGCTGGTTCAGCCTGGAGGGGGCCTCGTCAAATGCACGAGCGGTTGCTTGTCTCGATCAACGCCGCTGGACTCTCGCCCTCGTCGATCTCCGTCAGGGTAGCAACAATGACTATAAGCCGGCCAGCGACGACAATGGTCCCGTCGAGGCTTTCTTGCAGAGCATCAGGGCCGGGGCTCCTCTCGACCGCAGGGCCGAGGAAGGCGAACTTCTCCTCGTCAACCGCGACTGA